The Litoribacterium kuwaitense DNA window TGCCAGGTGGAAATTTTTGATCGGCCAATAGACATATTGCGCCTCTCCAATCACCTGGTCTTGATCTATTCGTCCAATCGACCGCGAATCTTTACTCATACGGCGATGATCGCTAACACAACAAATACTCATCTGAAACGGGCTGCACAACGAAATCATTTGTCAGACGGCCATTCTTTTTATTTT harbors:
- a CDS encoding S26 family signal peptidase, with protein sequence MISLCSPFQMSICCVSDHRRMSKDSRSIGRIDQDQVIGEAQYVYWPIKNFHLAP